One Nicotiana sylvestris chromosome 12, ASM39365v2, whole genome shotgun sequence genomic window carries:
- the LOC104233680 gene encoding probable peroxidase 61, translated as MEKYLGFLVILRPLMILALSLNSGYVNAATFLPPEDKPLERHYYKKLNTCANVEPFVRHQVKLFWDKDKTVTAKLLKLLYADCMLNGCDASNLLVGPNTERNSSKNAGMGGGAYELIDRIKKVLEIRCPRAVSCTDILSLATRDAVHFAGGPSYPVFLGRRDGFESNAAWIDYPSPSMSWEEGLAYFESKNLDVQDFVTLLGAHSMGQAHCRFFYDRLYNFKGTGKPDPTMKRSTLVTLRSQCPKNSKTDSAVYFSPGYGSNYTFSNTFYGKVVAHESVLRVDQQLSYGADTNELVNEFAHSLEQFRKAFTLSINRMGGLKVLTGKNGEIRRDCKFTNKNNPNL; from the exons ATGGAGAAATATTTAGGGTTTTTGGTGATTCTTCGTCCATTGATGATTCTTGCACTGAGCTTGAATTCAGGTTACGTGAATGCTGCCACGTTTTTGCCACCAGAGGATAAGCCACTGGAGAGGCATTACTATAAGAAGCTGAATACATGTGCAAATGTGGAGCCATTTGTGAGACACCAAGTGAAGCTGTTTTGGGACAAAGATAAAACTGTCACTGCCAAATTGCTCAAGCTGCTCTATGCTGATTGCATGCTCAAT GGTTGCGATGCATCAAATCTGCTAGTGGGACCAAACACAGAGAGAAATTCATCAAAAAATGCAGGGATGGGAGGGGGAGCATATGAATTGATAGACAGAATAAAAAAAGTTCTTGAAATTCGATGTCCCAGAGCCGTTTCTTGTACTGATATCCTCAGTCTTGCTACCAGGGATGCTGTTCACTTT GCAGGTGGGCCATCTTATCCAGTGTTTTTGGGAAGAAGGGATGGATTTGAGTCAAATGCTGCATGGATAGATTACCCTTCACCTTCCATGTCTTGGGAGGAAGGCCTTGCTTACTTTGAATCCAAAAACCTTGATGTTCAGGACTTTGTCACTCTTTTAG GAGCACATTCAATGGGGCAAGCACATTGCCGATTCTTCTATGACCGCCTTTACAATTTCAAGGGTACTGGAAAACCAGACCCCACCATGAAGAGATCTACCTTAGTAACCCTACGATCACAGTGCCCAAAAAATAGCAAAACCGATTCAGCTGTCTATTTCTCACCAGGATATGGTTCTAACTACACATTCTCCAATACATTCTATGGAAAAGTTGTAGCTCACGAATCTGTTCTTAGAGTTGATCAGCAACTATCATATGGAGCTGACACAAATGAACTAGTCAATGAATTTGCACACAGTTTAGAGCAATTCAGAAAGGCATTTACATTGTCAATCAACAGGATGGGAGGTCTCAAAGTGTTGACCGGTAAAAATGGCGAAATTCGCAGAGATTGCAAGTTTACAAATAAGAACAATCCCAATCTCTAG